One region of Thunnus albacares chromosome 20, fThuAlb1.1, whole genome shotgun sequence genomic DNA includes:
- the kcnh6b gene encoding potassium voltage-gated channel subfamily H member 6, translating to MSDSDLMKRTGPASKGPECRSPPTPRMELLSPSKVKDRSQNVTEKVTQVLSLESDVLPEYKLQVPETTWWILLHYSPFKAFWDWIILLLVLYTAVFTPYSAAFLLDEHGDIRQRSCGYTCNPLNVADLMVDVLFIVDIVINLRTTYVDQNDEVVTQPSRIAKHYIKGWFPIDLFAAIPFDLLIFRSGSDEMATLTSLLKTARLLRLVRVARKLDRYSEYGAAVLFLLMCTFVLIAHWLACIWYAIGFVERPYTETGWLDNLAEQLGKSYNDSDSSSGPSVKDKYVTALYFTLSSLTSVGFGNVSPNTNSEKIFSICVMVIGSLMYASIFGNVSAIIQRLYSGTTRYHTQMLRVKEFIRFHQIPGGLRQRLEEYFQHAWSYTNGIDMNAVLKGFPESFQADICLHLNRSLLQNCKAFRGGSQACLRALAVRFKTVHAPPGDSLIHYGDILDSLFFISRGSIQVIRDDVVVAILEKNDIFGEHIHLYDEPGKSNSDVHTITYCDLHRILRDDLLEVLDIYPTFADNFWRNLEITFDLRDADQVPIITTDDSGDDCGYRHKPRHRTLDCRIRPDGMDHEDSYPLQSFRHRHSPPQTHWDDRCSCGSPCSQSSEDQPLAHGAKVELYPPEDARREYSNSVVQLLPPSGASVGREAVLDRGHQASSLNVPGMYRYWPDRQSQQFSSRTWRSSSVRNSYHPPPFTEERPSDLESRLEILHSQLNRLETRMTADINVILQLLQRQIAPVPPAYSTVSSSTLPADSPGLYGTGTAVLHSMYPISPIQMDSRAPTQSSTQTDLKFTKKSQESLSSGIHVTVASDDTMFMTITPETETHTGLTPQLPQASVKSSLMENPGLCGSLRYPSLPGNLDITSGLAEIQKHLSDPVLPVI from the exons ATGTCTGACTCGGACCTCATGAAGCGTACGGGACCAGCCAGCAAGGGCCCCGAATGCCGATCGCCTCCAACTCCCAGGATGGAGCTGCTCAGCCCCTCCAAGGTGAAGGACCGCTCTCAGAACGTCACAGAGAAGGTCACGCAG GTACTTTCTTTGGAGTCTGATGTGCTGCCTGAATACAAACTCCAGGTGCCAGAGACAACATGGTGGATCTTGCTTCACTACAGCCCCTTCAAGGCATTTTGGGACTGGATTATTCTCCTCCTGGTCCTCtacacagctgttttcactccTTACTCAGCGGCCTTCCTCTTGGATGAACACGGGGACATACGTCAAAGGAGCTGTGGTTACACATGTAACCCTCTGAATGTGGCGGACCTTATGGTGGATGTGCTGTTTATTGTGGACATAGTCATCAACCTTCGCACCACTTACGTGGACCAAAATGACGAGGTGGTCACACAGCCAAGCCGGATAGCCAAGCACTATATCAAAGGCTGGTTCCCGATTGATCTGTTTGCAGCAATCCCTTTCGACCTTCTCATTTTCAGATCTGGCTCTGATGAG ATGGCAACCTTAACAAGCTTACTGAAAACAGCTCGGCTGCTGCGATTGGTCCGCGTGGCAAGAAAGCTGGACCGGTATTCTGAATATGGGGCTGCTGTCCTCTTCTTGCTTATGTGCACCTTTGTGCTCATCGCCCATTGGCTGGCCTGCATTTGGTACGCTATTGGATTTGTGGAGAGGCCATACACAGAGACTGGCTGGCTGGATAACCTGGCTGAACAACTAGGCAAGTCATACAACGACAGCGACTCCTCCTCTGGTCCGTCAGTCAAAGACAAGTATGTCACCGCTCTGTACTTCACCTTAAGCAGTTTGACAAGTGTGGGCTTTGGAAATGTCTCTCCAAACACCAACTCTGAGAAGATCTTCTCCATCTGTGTCATGGTCATTGGCT CTCTCATGTATGCCAGCATATTTGGGAATGTGTCTGCCATCATCCAGCGGCTGTATTCTGGTACAACACGCTATCACACCCAGATGCTGCGAGTCAAAGAGTTCATCCGATTCCACCAAATCCCAGGTGGCCTGCGCCAAAGGCTGGAGGAGTACTTCCAACATGCCTGGTCCTACACAAATGGCATTGACATGAATGCT GTGTTGAAGGGATTCCCAGAGTCATTCCAGGCAGACATCTGTTTGCACTTGAACCGATCCCTGCTACAGAACTGTAAGGCTTTCCGAGGAGGCAGTCAAGCCTGTCTGCGTGCTTTGGCGGTGAGGTTTAAAACAGTCCATGCCCCTCCGGGAGATAGTCTAATCCACTACGGAGACATCCTGGActctctcttcttcatctctcgTGGATCCATCCAGGTCATCAGGGATGATGTGGTGGTTGCCATATTAG AAAAGAATGACATCTTTGGCGAGCATATCCACCTGTATGATGAGCCAGGGAAATCCAATTCAGATGTACACACCATCACCTACTGTGACCTGCACCGCATTCTGAGGGATGACCTGCTGGAGGTCCTAGATATTTACCCCACCTTTGCAGACAATTTCTGGAGGAACTTGGAGATAACATTTGACCTTAGAGAT GCTGATCAAGTGCCAATAATAACAACTGATGACTCTGGTGACGACTGTGGATATCGCCACAAGCCTAGACACAGAACCCTGGACTGCCGAATCAGGCCAG ATGGAATGGATCACGAAGACTCATACCCGCTTCAGTCCTTCCGGCATCGTCACTCACCTCCCCAGACCCATTGGGATGACCGCTGTAGCTGTGGTTCCCCATGCTCACAGTCTAGTGAGGACCAGCCTCTTGCGCATGGTGCCAAAGTAGAGCTTTACCCTCCAGAAGATGCCAGACGAGAATACTCCAACTCTGTTGTACAGCTGCTACCCCCAAGTGGCGCCTCAGTGGGGAGGGAAGCAGTGTTGGACAGGGGCCACCAAG CTTCTTCTTTGAATGTGCCGGGAATGTATCGCTACTGGCCAGACCGACAGTCACAACAGTTTTCCAGTCGCACCTGGCGATCCTCTTCTGTCCGCAACTCATACCACCCACCACCATTCACAGAAGAGAGGCCCAGTGATCTAGAATCTCGACTTGAGATTTTACATTCACAGCTCAACAG ACTGGAGACTCGAATGACAGCCGACATCAATGTTATTCTCCAGCTTCTACAGAGGCAGATTGCTCCTGTTCCTCCAGCTTACAGCACAGTATCATCTAGTACCCTCCCTGCAGACTCACCTGGCTTGTATGGTACTGGGACAGCAGTCCTGCACTCTATGTATCCTATTTCCCCCATACAGATGGACAGCCGCGCACCCACACAG AGCTCTACCCAGACCGACCTTAAATTCACCAAGAAGTCCCAGGAGTCGCTGTCCAGTGGTATCCATGTGACTGTGGCATCAGACGACACCATGTTCATGACCATCACACCTGAAACTGAAACCCACACAGGGTTGACCCCACAGCTGCCCCAGGCATCAGTCAAATCCTCCCTCATGGAGAACCCCGGTCTGTGCGGCAGCCTCCGCTACCCCTCACTGCCAGGGAACCTGGACATCACCTCAGGACTGGCTGAGATCCAGAAACACCTCTCAGATCCTGTGCTGCCTGTCATCTGA
- the LOC122971397 gene encoding translational activator of cytochrome c oxidase 1: MPFSDVITTRKSWVHNKDSSSCVVSWLVKPGMTGAAVLRALRTLSGRFPAPVESVMPPASCVLFPAWRTSAVRTLQLSPALCAGHNKWSKVKHIKGPKDEARGKMFMKFGMMIKIAVKEGGPNPDHNINLAHILEQCRSKNMPKASIETAIKSAEKAKPASQHMFEARGPGGCLMLIEVLTDNNSRCHQEIKRLLTKNGGMLSDGARHNFSRRGVVVVPGRNVTTERALELAIEAGAEDVQETEDEEEQPLLQFICDMSDLKKVRGSLEELGMQITSAGLEFIPRTFSSLDQDQLDATSTLIEALNDYPDVVRVWDNIQAHS; encoded by the exons atgccTTTTTCTGACGTCATCACAACCCGGAAAAGCTGGGTTCACAACAaggacagcagcagctgcgTGGTCTCCTGGCTTGTAAAACCT GGCATGACAGGGGCAGCGGTGCTGAGGGCTCTCCGGACCCTCTCCGGCAGGTTCCCAGCCCCGGTGGAGTCCGTTATGCCGCCGGCCTCCTGCGTGCTGTTTCCGGCGTGGAGGACCTCTGCCGTCCGGACGCTGCAGCTGAGCCCTGCCTTGTGTGCGGGACACAACAAGTGGTCGAAGGTGAAACACATAAAAGGACCCAAAGATGAGGCACGAGGAAAAATGTTTATGAAATTTGGCATGATGATAAAGATAGCTGTGAAAG AAGGTGGACCCAACCCAGACCATAATATAAACTTAGCCCACATCCTGGAGCAGTGCAGGAGCAAGAATATGCCTAAAGCATCCATCGAGACTGCGATCAAGAGTGCG GAAAAGGCTAAACCAGCATCCCAGCACATGTTTGAAGCTCGGGGGCCCGGTGGATGCCTGATGCTCATCGAGGTCCTGACTGACAACAACTCCCGCTGCCATCAGGAAATCAAACGCCTGCTCACCAAAAATGG AGGGATGCTGTCAGATGGAGCCCGTCATAACTTCAGCAggaggggggtggtggtggtgccgGGACGAAACGTGACGACGGAGCGAGCTCTGGAACTGGCCATTGAGGCAGGAGCCGAGGATGTCCAGGAGACCgaagatgaggaggagcagCCCCTCCTGCAG TTTATTTGTGATATGTCGGACCTGAAGAAGGTGCGGGGCTCGCTAGAGGAGCTGGGAATGCAGATCACGTCCGCTGGGTTGGAGTTTATCCCCCGCACCTTCTCCTCTCTGGACCAGGACCAGCTGGACGCTACTTCAACGCTAATAGAAGCCCTCAATGACTATCCAGACGTAGTGCGAGTCTGGGACAACATCCAGGCCCACAGCTGA